TCAAGCAAATGTGCTGAAGTAGATAAAAAGGTTTTTCAGTAGGCAGGTATTTTAAGAATTGAGAGTGCCATACACAGGCATCAATTCTGCTTTCAAACgtaataaataaatctttgaaaatgtaCTAAGGTGATGCATTAAGTAtaatctcaaaaaaataaatgttctgctattaaaaaaaaataaaaatgcccccccccccccaaaaaaaaaacaaacaaccccaaacaaaaaaaacaaactaattttgttttctcaggataataaaaccaaaacctggCCTCCGAAGGCACCCTGGCAGCACACGTCCTCTGTCACAAACACGCTACCCAGTCAGAGTACGTCTCTGTATCCGATGAGCAGCCCGGTCAGCCAGTGGAGCGACACGATGCAGATCCTCCAGTCACCCATGTGGGCAGCAGCCAGTGactgtgctccagcagcaggaatCTCCTCGAACTTTGCCTACgcgcagcagcagcaatcacaACAGGCTTCCCAGCACAAACAGATGAATAAGGGCTTTAAATCTTTTCCAGTAAAGCACGAACGCAGACCATCTTACCTGCATCAGTACTAACTGCTTTTCGTATTGGAAAACGCAGCACAGGGCCAAACATAAATGACGTAAACTTTGTTTCACAATTGTGTATTGGCTGTATCCTGTTTCTCTCATTAAATATGGAATTGAGGGGGTTTGGGTGAGATACACAAACTCTTGGAATTCTGATTTACAGTGCTGAGCAAATATGGCCAATATGTTTGTTTGATGTACATGAAACAGCCCAAAACTGTGAtgcaaaaatgcttttaaaaacgTGTCTATTGCCTTTACTTTCAGaacctttttttcagaagaactgCTGAAGGACTACCATGTGagaaacactgtattttataGCTATTTTTCATATAGATTTATAGTTGAACATCTTACTGAAACACATTGAGTATGTTGAATAAATACATAGTGGTCAGTTTGCTCAACACTGTGCAAATTTGTAACGGGACAAGCTGTAAAGCCTTTGTATTCTCCGCGACTGGCCTGTGGGCAGCTTTTTTTACATGAAGTGCAACAGCAGCTTTTGGTGTGCCACACAAGTGAGTTCATGACGAAACCGTTGCAGAAGCGGTTGCGAAATAAGAGTTTTGTGGTAGGTTCCTTGCGCTCGGTAAAGATCGGCAGAACCACTCAACCTTGTGTCACAAATGTTATCTGAGCTGCTTCAAGGAGGCGGCACCTGTGTGGATAATATGACACtggttttcaaataaatacacTGTTTCTTACTGCTTCATTTGGCCAAAGGCATTATCCACACAGTGCTCCTTAATTGTGTGAAAATATAGCCTAAAAGACTACTTGCGTGTATTTAAAGTCTTATTTCAGATGCTACAGTTGATTAAAAATTGTGAGCTGGCTCAGAAGATACTAAACTGAAATGTGGGGTAGCATTTAGTTAAAAGAacgttattttttttaaaaggataaagTAATTATTTGCAGTCAATATGTGCCATTAAGTGAACCTGTGGAATTAGGAATAATCTTCCAACCAAAGTGGATCCGGGAGAGTGACTGGTGcttaaaaactgaagaacaatGGTAAATATATGTATAGCTATCCCACTGTATATTAATTGAGATTACAGAAGATTCTTTATATAGTTAGAgcttatttaaattttcatatttcatctTTGAAAGAGTCTAAAAACCACAATATTTTCTGGTATAAGAGTTTTGACAGtattaatcttatttttgtatttttcttaagtCATATCATTCTAATATGTTAACTACTAGTAAAATGGGTTATTAGTTCTAACTACATAATTTTTCAATGAAGATAAAGCacatttgttgtttttgtttttacaagcTAAGTACATCTATATGTAAAGATACCAAAAAATAAATAcgttatatgtatatataaataaagtATACACAACACTAAAACTATTAAACATTTGGGTATTTAAAACCCATCcaccttttttgtttgtatggTGACGGGCTATATTTGCAGGCCCAGATTGTTACCTTTTGTGCTGTTTGAGGATGCCAATGTTGCCTGTATTTATGATATTGTCACCATGTTTTCTGAAACTTCATACTTACCATGTTTACAAAGATTTGTTTGCTGTACATAGACTTTTTACAGTAATGTGCTTTGCACAATCAGTGTGGCTTCTGTCTGTAAATTGTTAATGGTCTGTACTACTATAATTTTGAAAACCCTCTGCTGAAAATGTTAGTGGTTATTTAACTTGATGAATGGTTTGGAGTTTCCTAAATCTTGTCATTTAGATCTAATATTAAATCCTAGATTTGGCTGTATTTACTGGTTATTCATACTAAGACCAAAATGGTAGTTAACGAAAACACttaatttcaaactttttctAACAAGTGCCAAAATTATCGCTATCGTTTTTGCAGTTTATTTGTAATTACAAATGCTGGCAAGTTTCTGGACCTACATAAGTGAAttgtgaaaacaaagaaagtttGTCTGCATTTTGACCACGTAGGTGCTACTATGTCCTTTGCTTCCGATTGTTCTGAACACTGGTGATTTTAGGAATTGTTGCACTTGGCAAATGAGTCTTGCCATTAAACTTCACTTACACTGCCAAGTGCAAGGGTTTGGGTGCTTAGTTAACTTACCCTTATTGCAGTGCTTCTTGTGAATAGCTAATGCTTCTGAACTGGAACtgtacattttgtattttaaagcttcTGTAAAAGTAAACTATTTGCTTTATTAAAGATACACATTTAATAGGTCATACTTGTTTAAAATATGCACCTTGCTGAAAATGAGCAGCACCTTAAACTGTAATTTCGGTTTGTAAACAAAGATCTTATTTCATTAACGTGGGATTATTTAACAGTTTGAAAATTGTCAACTGCCTACTTACTGACTTAACCATATAAAAATGAACTTTATGCACTGTACAGTTTCAAGCATCTTTAAGGCTACTTTTTCCAAGTAGATTGCACTGAAGAATATGCCGCAGATAATGCCTTCGCAGTGCCTTTGAACTACTTGTGCAGATGAATGTTGCCAAAACCAAGTTACTTGCATTTATAGTAATTTGTGGAGTAAATAATtttgctggcagggagcagaaagtAACAGGCGTGCACCACACTGCTGCCGCCACCCACCCTCCCCTGAACTATTATCAAAGCTCTCCAGTTACGGTACGGTAATCGTGGGGCACCTCCGAGGTACGAGCAGGTGAGCTGTGCTCTTCCTCGCTCGGAGTACACCAGCATGTGGCTGACCAGGGCCGCTGATGAGTAGCCAGGAAGCACAGGAATCCATTTGGACGATGCAAGAATTTGCTTGAAAAGCTCTGTACTGCAGACTACCGTAAACAAGTAAAAAGGGAAAGTCCGGACACAACTGGGGCAAATGCAGCCTTCTCCCACTGAAGTCCCTCGTGCTTAACTGCTCAAAGATATGCAACGGCCCCATTTTCCTAGAAGAGTAAACACTTTATTTCACTAAATCACTGAGCTGTTCCTGTGTTGACACATCACATATTAATTCAGAATATACTGTAATTTACAAAGAACATCCTTATTAAGCACAATTCCTACGATACAAGAGACATAACAGGCTAGTGCTTTTATATATATGGCAACATATGACCGAAGTTGTCATGCTGGAGGTAGGGCAATGACCTAGCTCAGCGCTTTCCCTGTTATTACACAGTCTTCGTCACAAAACAGTCTCTGCTTTGATGAGGGCACAGGAGTCTTCCAAAGGCACCTGGTAGCGCTGTGCTGACAGCCAGGCTCCTTCCAGCAGTACAGCCGCATGGCGTTTCTCAGAGGGAACATGGGAGTATGATAACGATCACCCTTAACGTTCTGCTTACAGTAACAGGGAAAAAGCCAGCCTAATGTTACATCAAAAACTACATCTGTGCCCTTAACGTGAAAGTATGGATGCTGTTTACCTGCCCCTCAAGACCACACCTCCTCAGCTCTCGCTCTAAACTTACAGCGTTCCTACAGCTTCCTAAGGCGTCACGGCTCGCGTCCAGGTGCGCGCTGTCAGTCTACGGTATTCTGCGTGCCGGGGGGCGTCGCATCGGCAATTGTGGCTAAATAAATGAGGTTTCTGTGCAGGATGTGCTGGTACctgggagaggaagaaacaggGCATCTGGGAAACGCCTCGGAAAGAGCGACCGAGCTATGAGAATGATACACAATCGGGGCAACCCCCGCGGCGGCCTGTTCTCCTTCCGAAGGCCGGTACGCTGCGCCGAGCTGCCCGCTAACCCGGCGGCAGCAGGCGGCAccgcggggcgggagcggcaGCCCGCTCGGCGGGGCTGGTTGCCGCAGCGACACTCACCGAGGCCTCGGCACAACGCAGCCGGCACCGGGGGTGCCCCGCGCGGCAGCAGCGCCTGGGAACGGCGCGTCTGGGGGGGCGTTCGTAACGGCAGGGAAGCTGCGCagggcccgcccgccgcgggtCACTTACTGCACGCAGTCGGTGGCCCGGCCCTTGCTCTGGTACTCCACGATGCACCGGATCAGCTGGTCgttctcctccagcagctggggcacaggggaGCGCCGTCACCGCCCGGCCCGGGCCGCGCCCGGCACAGCCGGCCCCGCACCGCAcggcccgggccgggccggggggggatgggggtgcCCGTGCCGCCGCGGCCCCTCGCGCCCGCGCTCACCCGCTGCAGCGTCTCCTGGTTCACCTCCGCCTTCCCGCGCAGCCGCTCCGGCACGAACGCCACCGAcatgccgccgccgccgccccgcgcaaGGGCTGACGGGCCCCGGCGGCTCCGCCCCCCGCGGGCTCCCATTGGCTCCCGGGGGCGGCTCGCGCACGCCACGCACGGCCAGCGGCCGCCGCGCGCCTCGGCACGTACGCGGCGAGTGGGCGGggcccccgctcccccggcccggGCACGAGAAGCGCGGCCCAGCGCCCCGCCGCGTCCGGCCGTTTGCTTTAAACCGAGACCGAGTACGGCAGTGCCCAGCGCGCGCCCGCGCCCCCCCACGGCGGGGCAGGGTAGGGCACGCGGCAGGCCCGCCCCACCCCCGCCAGCGCCCCCTGCAGGCCGCAACGCGCCCAAGGCGAGCAGCGGCCGCcaccggccctgccccgccTGCCCGGGGGAGCCGCAGGGGAAGCGCAGCCGCGCGGCCCAGGAACCGCGATTCCCCCCCGCCCGGTCCCCGACCCCCCGTGCCCGCCGGTGCCCCTCCGCGCACCCTCATCCCCCCGACAACCAGCTGAAGCACGAGTAATAATAACACAAGGCAGCAAATTAGGTCAAAACGTTTTAATCTTTGGATCCCTTTATTCCTGTGGCCTTCAtatacatacacagacacaaatGACCGGGTTTCTATTTCAGCATATCAAAAAGTTGTAACGAGTCATTCAGAATTGGCAAAAAGTCCGTCCTCTGTCATTTGTGATCCCGCGCTCTCAGAACCAGCATCGTTAATGTCTCCGAGCTATGGTCTATCAAAATGCAAACAACTTCAAACACTAAGAATTCTTTAAATCGCTTATGTCTACAGGTATTACAACAAAGTTAACATTTCAAGAATTGACAACTGGAGACATACTTTCATCCCAGGCATTCCAGGAGAATCACAAACTCGCGTGCCTGGctccattattaaaaaaagttaatatttatCACTAAgtaaaattaattgcaaatttTGACATatgaaaatttcctttctccttaTTTGAAAATATCTCCTTAATTTGGTCAAATCCTGTGATATGCCGGAAACTACAAAACCAAATTCTTGTGAGAGAAGTGAAAAGCGTATCCAGTTTCATGTAATGgaagaacattttcaaatattcattGTAGTCCAAATataaaatcaaacatttaaGCCTGAAAAGCtgctaaaagaaagaaacaaaaacacaccCAACTAATTCAGTGTTCTTCAGCATATCAACTTTCGCAATAACACAGTATGTTTGCCgacttaaaaatgtttattctttaaaaaattagttGCTTTTTATACAGCTATACAAAGTTTGTAATGTTTCTTTGGCAATGGGATATAATGGAATTTTACAACTATATAAAAAGTTTCCTTTGCCTAAGAAACAGTATTTACTGTGTGTACATATCTGACTGACAAAGCAAGTTTTCTACTGTCCAGCACCCTAGTTGATAAAAGTACAACTATCTCAAAAGGGCTATTACAGGATTTCCAAAAAACAACCTTCAGTGGATCAAAACTCTCACAGTATCGACGGCCTTCTGCATACAATTGTCCTTACAACTTGAAGCAATTATCAAATACAGTTtagtaataagaaaaaatcctttccgtgatgaaaaaatacttaaacTCCATCGAAGTACTGCTTTATAATTAACTATACATAAGAAATCACTTATCCTTCTgcttcaaatatatttaatgctcactgttttcaaagatggccatttttcaaaagtaactGCATTATACCCCTTTGAAATTAAATAGTTAAATCCCAGTGCTGGTGACAAGTATACAGCAAATTAACTTCATTCTTTGCAGAGATTGAAACTAATTCTCTGGATCAAGAAGATCTAGACGTTCACCCCGGTTTCAGCTTTCTTGTAGACTATGCAGCAACTTTGTTGTCTTTCTAGAGGGAAcaacagtaaaatattaaaattaattctgcaaaacaagaatcaCAAATTAATCTGGGGAAAGATGCACTTTGGTGGCTACTTCCCACCTTCCGGGATCAGGAAGGAGACCTCCCTACGCCATCAGGTTGGTGCTTGGTCAGCACAGCAGTGGGTGCCAGACCGAGGAAGCAGTGCATCGCTGACTAGACGTGTGCCACCAGTCCTCAGTCTTTACACCCCCTCCCTACTTATCAGGAAGCCTGTGAAATTCTTTCACTCAGGAATTCAAATCTTTAATCTTCAAATCCTCAGTTCAATTCATGCTCAGCTACcaaaagtttctttaaaatcacAGGATGAATTTTTTCCAACTAagtgtaagaaactatggactagggtattgtttacTAAGGAAGGAATAACCGAGGGATAGTCAGAAAGcttctgtgattaaaaaaagcccaacccacctcaccccccctttttttaatatatatagaaatatttaaatctgGCAGCAGAGAACAAAGATTCGGAGTTCAAAAAAACCTCCTAACTACTCATGCAGTAAACCACCAAGGAAGAGTTCTTCTGCTCCAGTCAGAACCGTTAAAGCCTACATTTACTTGCACTGATCTGGTTAACTATATTCGTTACTGGCATGCTGATTAGGATCAGTATTAGCTCTGTTCCTTGACAAGCCGACGTCCGAGTTGAATTTACACACTTCATGCCAAGAGAAATAGCTTGTACTGAAATTATTGAAAGATTCTGGTTTTGTAAGCAACAGAGCTCTGCTGATTTACATAAATCTGTGTGATCAATGAGCTTTCATAAACAGAATTTAcattgttttcaagaaaaagttCATCTAAGATACCAGCTACTGGATATAATTGTGTCaagttataatgaaaaagaagcGTGTAACAGGACCTTACAGAactcaagtatttttaaatcttcctttttgCAAAGGGTCATTGCTATACTTCAGTAACTTCAATTACTGTATTTTAGGGGTTGTACAGGACCTTAGAGGTCTACAGGCTTTGTGCCAACTCAAAAATTCAAAAAAGCTCCAAAAATTCAAAAAAGTTGGTTGCACGTGAGAAGCAAGTCAAATTAGTCTCTCTCCATATTCCCATTTTACAATATTGCTTAGAAGAATGCAATTCACATGAACACTTGTATTAAATCTGCAAAacttttagtattaaaaaaacttCCAGCTACAGAACAAGTATTTAGGGCACTTGAAGAAAGGTAGCTTTTAGTTTTGGTTGCTGCCGATAGTAAAATAAtgttatgtaaataaaatttcagcatTAATGGACTTTCAATTAAGTAGCTCGGAGTACCTGCAAAATACTACTCAAGAAATTCCAGTTCAACATCAAACCTAAAAGCACGAGTTTTTCTACCACTGGTTTCCAAGAACAGTGGGTCAGGTCACAGTaacattaaatgtattttaccCTATATTCAAAGTCAGCAAACTCCCTGCCTCCGCGACCTCCTCTGAATCCACCACGAAAACCTCGGGGAGCAGTGAAACCACCTCTTCCACCTCCTCGTCCTCTTCCCCCTCGGAAGCCGATCCCCCCCCTGCCTCTGTACCCTCCACGGCCACGATTGGGACGCAGCGGTATTCCGAAGGTCTCTGCATTTAGCCTTCTTTCTTCAGCCCAGGTGGGTCGCCGTTCTCTGCCACACAAAGGAACAAGGATTGGTTTAAAACACACGTCAGATCTAAGACTGCCTTGGCTTCGCAGGAATCGCCAGAAAGCCCGTGAAATTAGAAGTGATACACTAACCACATTGTAAATCTCCACATTATCTCTTCTGCAAGAGTCTAGGTGTCTGCCACAATTCATTTAACTCAACAAAAAGGGGTATGTTCCAGTATCATTAATTATGTATTAATAGTGCTGTAAGAGTTCCCCATGCAGAACTACAGCCTGTATCCTCTGCACACAGcaatatacataaaataaataaataaaagctgtcaGCAATTTAagacaagaaacagaaagtaaGAGTTTGCAGTTACAGATGTTACTTTACCTGTCAGTAcaaacccccacccccccaattCAAAAGGGGTCAGCAACCCACACCATCCTGTCTCATAAAAAGGCGACAGCAAAAtaagctttcattttcctgaaatgctATCTTCCCCTTCAATCAACACTACTGGCCAAGGCAGTTATGTCATCTACTTAGAAACAATTACCAAAACACAGTCATAATTGATTTAACTAAAGTGGTAATttagcagcaaaacaaaaccaaacccctatTTTAATAAATCTGGAAAGGAGATTTTAGGGCATGTACATTAAGTTCTAGAAGCATAGttctaaaacatttaaaaatgtcttcctaTTGATGTACTGCACCTCGCCCACAAAGAAATTCCGTACTTTATattcctgttttggttttgcccGCTGCATGTGGAAATAAGCTTTACTCACTTCCAATTCAAGAGAGTCGACTGTAGTAAGTACTGCTGACCGAGGACCTTATGACATAAACATGCATTAAGTAGACTAACAAGCTTCCCCTTGCAGGCCATACCTATTGTCATCACAGGAGATGTTATCAAAGAAGGATTTGGTTTTGTCGTAGTAGCAGTTGGGTCCAAGTGGATCTTCCTCATCCGCATTCCCTTCACTGTTTTGGGTATCAACACCTGAGTCACCTTTGTCTTCTCCATTTACAGGCTTCTCTGGTTTCTCAAGTTTATCTTCtggataataaaaaaaaaacagaagcctTCCAGACCATCATACtaaacaaaacagcactgttAACTTATTCCCAGACAAACAGACACGAACTATACCAAATgctcaaaaatacaaaaaactcCGCCAAAATTTAATGTGGAAGTCAAATAATTTGACACAAATTAGgatgttttgctgctgctgcctggaggtTTGATATCCTCTATATTCTCTATGAGTTTAATTAACAAAACCACCTGTGGCAGAATGGATTTGACAGCCACCTATTTTCTAACCTCCTAGCTCCCTCCTTTCCAGTCTTAAAAGCCTCACTCAGTCATTCCTCATAAATGTCATTCCGTGTTTTTGCATGTCTCTGTCTTCTGGCTTTGCTGTCATCTCTGAGACACACAGCCAGCATTTAAGACATTATGCTATGAACTGACTTTATGatatatttctttcctgataATGCCACAAGTTCAACTTACTGTTTTGACTGGTACTGAAAAAGCAGCCGATCGTTCAGCATAGCTAACTATTATGACCATAAACTCATTCCTAAATGCTTACAGCTTAACGTCTCATCATGCTGTGCATGAACCTCAGATAGCCAACTCAAGCTCtccacaacacacacacacaaattaccACTCTGtctcataaaatatttctgtagctttttaGGGTtggctttccctttcctctattattttgaaaaatgagtaTCAACAGCAAACTGCCaactcatttaaaaatgatccagaaaaagagaaaagcaccaGAGAACAAATCCAATGGGACTCAACTGGTGGTTTTTCCCTACGCTGAAATCTGATCATTTGTTCCTACCTTTTGTTTCCCAGCTTTCAGCCAATCATTTACTCAAACAGGGAACTCCCTATTTTAACTTGTAACAATTTTGTCCAAAAATAGTAACAGTAGTAACAGCCATGTTAACAAACAGGTGGCTAGTCACAAGAGAATGAGGGAATTAAAAAGACAAGCCTGCTGGAGAAACAGAAGTGTTGGCAATATGGATTCAAACTGCTCCTGTGTTTctatggaaaaggaaaaaagcaaaagaaatgctggAAATGTTCTCAAATTTAACCTCTTGTGCATCCTCCAGCAAAGTTCTGATCCCAAACTCCTGTTCTTGTGATTGCTTTTGGTCCATTAATAATTGAAAACATAAAGCATGGGTTGTCTTCTATTAAATCTTTTCCAGAACTCAGAAGTAAACTCAACACTATTGGGACTTCTGCTCAAGTAATCTGCATTTTGAACCAACAGACTCATTAGAATATgcttgctatttaaaaattccTTCAAAACTCAAATCATGAACCAAGTATCTGATTATGTAGATGATCTCAGATTACTTGttaattttacttatttcttaATGACTGCAAGTGAGACTAAATGTGGTATGCCACCTTTTGAAAGTTGTTCTCCAAGGTAGGATATTAAAACAGCAAGACAGTTTTTCCACACTcaaattttaagcaaaaattGGTTTACCTTTCAGTTTAAGTTTATTATGAAATTCTCTATCAATTTCCTCCTTGTTGAATTGTGCATTTGCACTTTCAAAGTCAAAGTCCTTCTCAAACTTCATTGGACCATCCCTCCTAATGCCAAATCTTCCTCGGCCCCCTCTGTGACCTCCACGGCCCCTCCGTGCTGATGGTCCACCTGGAACTGAAAAGAGGGAAATTGTTCGGTTTGGTTTTGTAGACTGGATTTTCGTTGAGGGTGGGgcatggttggttttttgggtggggttttttattttgttttttaattcctggTTAACAGGTCGGAACTTTATGCATCCTCTTCCCGCACTTCTGTTGTTTAAAGTCCTGG
This sequence is a window from Falco peregrinus isolate bFalPer1 chromosome 14, bFalPer1.pri, whole genome shotgun sequence. Protein-coding genes within it:
- the SS18L2 gene encoding SS18-like protein 2; protein product: MSVAFVPERLRGKAEVNQETLQRLLEENDQLIRCIVEYQSKGRATDCVQYQHILHRNLIYLATIADATPPGTQNTVD